The proteins below are encoded in one region of Chrysemys picta bellii isolate R12L10 chromosome 4, ASM1138683v2, whole genome shotgun sequence:
- the LOC135982923 gene encoding uncharacterized protein LOC135982923 — protein sequence MESSQDCKRAPAWTKREVRDLLAIWGDEAVIAELRSSKRNGKVLEKISKAMKDRGHNRDTQQCRVKIKELRQAYHKAREANGRSGAEPQTCRYYAELHAILGGAATTTPTVCYDSLTGETHREDGSGNEEDDDGGTVGSSQQQGSGETGFPNSQDMFVTLDLEPVTPELTQDPQGTQETSAANVSPSQRLVNIRKRKRRTRDDMFTELQMSAHADRAQQNAWRQSMSEMRKAQYEREERWRAESRDEQSKWRAEDDRWRQLADRRQEAMLHLLEHQTDMLERMVELQERQQEQRPPLQPLCNQQPSSPSSIASSPRRPRTRWGGLRPPSHSTPDDRPSIRRLAFNKT from the exons atggagtcctcccaggattgcaaaagagctccagcatggaccaaacgggaggtacgagatctgctcgccatatggggagatgaagcagtgatagctgaactccgtagcagtaaaagaaatggaaaagtattagaaaagatctccaaggccatgaaggaccgaggccataacagggacacacagcagtgccgcgtgaaaattaaggagctacggcaagcttaccacaaagccagagaagcaaatggaaggtccggggcagagccgcaaacttgccgctactacgcggagctgcatgcgatcctagggggtgcagccaccactaccccaaccgtgtgctatgactctctcactggagaaacacacagggaagacggttcggggaacgaggaagatgacgatggaggtactgtaggtagctcacagcagcaaggaagcggagaaaccggtttccccaacagccaggatatgtttgtgaccctggacctggaaccggtaacccccgaactcacccaagaccctcagggcacacaggagacctctg ctgcaaatgtttctccttcgcagaggctcgtgaacattagaaagagaaaacgtaggacgagggacgatatgttcacggagctgcagatgtccgcccacgctgatagagcacagcagaatgcgtggaggcagtcaatgtcggagatgagaaaagcccaatatgaacgagaggagaggtggcgggctgaatcgcgggatgaacagagcaagtggcgggctgaagacgataggtggcgtcagcttgcagacagacggcaagaggcaatgctccatctgctggagcatcaaactgatatgctcgagcgtatggttgagttgcaggaaaggcagcaggagcagagaccgccgctacagcccctgtgtaaccaacagccctcctccccaagttccatagcctcctcaccaagacgcccaagaacacggtgggggggcctccgtccacccagtcactccaccccagatgatcgcccaagcatcagaaggctggccttcaataagacttaa